AATAATATCTGCTTTAGGTACACAGTCTCCTAATTCCTTAAAAGCGTCGAAATGAGAAATTTCATTTAAAGCTTCTAACTTTTCTTCAGAATTGTCTAAAACCATAATGTTTTTTTTCTTTAACAATTTTGATTTCGACATTCCTTCTGCATAGGTTAAGCCCATGTTTCCTGCTCCAATAACTAATATTTTCATTTTTATTTAAATTATTTTACTATTTATATTTATTTATAACTATGCTATTCTTTATGTAGCGTCATTTCTATCTTTTTTGATTTAAAGCCATTTTTTTCGAATAGCTTAATGGCATTATTTTCTTTTTTTATATTTAATGTGATGTTTCCTTGGCAATATTCTACAGTTTTATGAATTAGTTTCGTAGCAAAGCCTTGGTTTCTGTAGTTTTTATGAATAGCTAAATAGGTCATTAAATTTTCTGATTGATATTGGCTCATACCAGTCTTGTTTATCACAATTACACCAATAATTTCATCATTTTTTTTCATTACAAAGGCGTAACCTCCTAAACTAGTAATCTCTTTGGCAGCATACTTTAAAGATGTACGAATAACATTTTTTGGATCTTTACAATCTTCTAAATGTTCATATAAAAAATTGGTGATTCTAGTAATATTTAAGAATGACATCCTGTTAAAGGCGTCAAAAATTTCAATGGTCATTATATTTTGATTTAATTTATCTAAAAAATGGATAAAAAAGGAAAGCTATAAATAGCAAAATAAAAATTTTAATAAAGAAGTTACTTTATTAAAATAAAATTAGGTAAAGAAAGGTAATTAAAAAAGAGGGTGT
The DNA window shown above is from Polaribacter sp. Hel_I_88 and carries:
- a CDS encoding GNAT family N-acetyltransferase, giving the protein MTIEIFDAFNRMSFLNITRITNFLYEHLEDCKDPKNVIRTSLKYAAKEITSLGGYAFVMKKNDEIIGVIVINKTGMSQYQSENLMTYLAIHKNYRNQGFATKLIHKTVEYCQGNITLNIKKENNAIKLFEKNGFKSKKIEMTLHKE